In the Novosphingobium sp. 9 genome, one interval contains:
- a CDS encoding tetratricopeptide repeat protein, giving the protein MKRISPSAKDLLMRYTPVAVALSLAIAMTSSVSLSVPPETLDPRVVSLLDQGRAAEAAGDHDGAVSAYEAALTVQPGSATVLVALAGATRETGMTGKALHYYRDALARDPRNLAAISGEGVTLAEKGATDKARASLARLENLCGKDCAGTREVTAAIARGATAPKMAVDAGAVSRPAVTDN; this is encoded by the coding sequence ATGAAGAGGATCTCGCCCTCGGCCAAGGACCTGTTGATGCGCTATACCCCCGTTGCCGTCGCACTTTCTCTCGCGATCGCGATGACGTCTTCCGTTTCGCTTTCGGTGCCGCCCGAAACGCTCGACCCGCGTGTCGTCAGCCTGCTCGATCAGGGTCGGGCGGCTGAGGCTGCGGGGGATCATGATGGTGCGGTGAGCGCTTACGAAGCCGCGCTGACGGTGCAGCCGGGCAGCGCCACCGTGCTGGTCGCGCTGGCAGGTGCCACGCGCGAGACCGGCATGACCGGCAAGGCGCTGCATTACTATCGCGATGCGCTGGCCCGCGATCCGCGCAATCTCGCGGCGATTTCGGGCGAAGGCGTGACGCTGGCCGAGAAGGGCGCGACCGACAAGGCGCGGGCTTCGCTGGCGCGGCTGGAAAACCTGTGCGGCAAGGACTGCGCAGGCACGCGCGAGGTAACGGCAGCGATTGCGCGTGGGGCGACTGCACCCAAGATGGCGGTCGATGCCGGGGCTGTCTCGCGCCCTGCGGTCACGGACAACTGA